The bacterium DNA window GTAAGCTTCGAATGCAGAACGCTCACCAGATCGGCGCCGTCATCCATGGTTACCTGGGGAGAATTGGAAAGCGCGGAAACGATGTGCTTGTAATATGTATCGTTGTCTTCTCCTTTGATCGCAAAGGTAGGAATGTTGTGATTTTTCACAAGAGCAGATGCCACGTCATCCTGTGTGGAAAGAGGATTGGAGGCGCATAGTTGAACGTGCGCGCCGCCCGCTTTTAAAACCAGCATGAGATTCGCGGTTTCCGTAGTTACATGAAGGCAGGCGGAAATGCGCACACCGGCCAGAGGTTTTTCCTTTTCAAATCGTTTCTTGATCGCCATCAGAACGGGCATATTCTGCCACGCCCATTCCATGCGAAGTTCACCTTTTTCAGCCAGACCAATGTCTTTCACATCGTATTCCATAAATTTTCTCCATCGTTTTTACCGCAGAGATCGCGGAGTACGCCGAGAAAAAAGGAAAGTTTTTTGCTTTCTCAGCGATCTCCCCGTTCTCTGCGGTGATTTTAAGAGGATTATTTCGCGACCGCTTGATGCTCCAGGGCCTTTGCTAAATCATCAGCCTTGTCCGTTTTTTCCCAGGTAAAACTATCTTCTGTGCGGCCGAAATGACCATACGCAGCAGTTTTCTTATAGATCGGACGTCTCAAATTCAGAGTTTCAATGATTCCCTTAGGAGTCAGATTAAAGAATTCGCGAACAAGATTCGGCAATTTGCTATCATCCACGCGCGCTGTTCCAAAAGTATCGACCAGCACGCTCACCGGTTCCGCTACGCCAATCGCGTAGGCGAGCTGGATTTGAGCGCGATCGCAAAGTCCGGACGCCACGAGATTTTTCGCAATGTAGCGAGCCATGTATGTTGCCGATCGGTCCACTTTTGTCGGATCTTTACCGGAAAATGCGCCACCACCGTGCGGCGCCATGCCACCGTAGCTGTCCACAATGATTTTGCGTCCGGTTAAACCTGTGTCTCCATGCGGGCCACCGATTTCAAAACGCCCTGTGGGGTTGACGTAGTATTTCGTTTGTGAATCCAGCAATTCCGCTGGAATTACATGAGGAATTACATGATCCTTCAGATCTGCGGCAATTTTCACCTGATCCACGCTCGGACTGTGTTGAATCGAAAGGACAACTGTATCGATTCGAATCGGCTTACCGTTTTCATATTCCACGGTAACCTGCGATTTTCCGTCCGGACGCGCCCATTCCAGAACATTAGAGCGTCTCAATTCAGATACTTTCCGCACAAGTTTATGCGCCATCATAATCGGCAGCGGCATGAATTCAGCGGTTTCGCGGCAAGCAAAACCAAACATCATTCCCTGATCTCCGGCACCACCGGTATCTACACCCATCGCGATGTCTGGTGATTGTTCCTGAACTGTGGAAATTACAGCGCAGGTGTCGCAATCAAATCCGAACTTTGCGCGCGTATATCCGACTTCACGAATCGTATCGCGGACAACTTTAGTAAAATCCACATAGCAATCCGTGGTAATTTCACCGGCAATTACCGCGCAACCGGTCGTCACCAGAGTTTCACAGGCAACGCGTCCTTTTGGATCCTGCTCCAGAACGCTATCTAGAATCGCATCCGAAATCTGATCGGCAATTTTGTCGGGATGACCTTCCGTTACCGATTCAGACGTGAACAAACATCTTCCATTCATTATCATTTCAGTTTTCCTCCGGGCTCCATGAGGCTGGGCTCGACGCCCCCTCCCTGTGGATAAAAGAGTTTTACCGTATCATAGGACGGACACCTCTGTCAATTTAGTGACAAAGTAATGAGTAATGAGCAATGAGAATTACGTCAAGAACCATGTGGTGTTTTGATCAGTTGTTTGGCGAGTTCCAGCTGCTGATTGCGATCCGGGGCTTCGCCATCGAGACGTGCCCGCAAAACATGGTCCAGGATTTCCTTGATCTCAGGACTGGGTGGCGCTCCTAACTGCAGCACATCATCTCCGGTAATCTCAAGTTTCACCGCGCGATAATCGCGCAGAAAAGAAAGGATTTGACGCCGGATCAAATCTTCAGAAGAACGAGCCATCGCATACAAAATCACTTCTTGCGGAAATTCCCGAAGCGAAAAATAGGTGTCCCCCGGTTTCGGATTCGACTTCGAAAGGAGCCGCGCTCGAATATCCTTCGTGTTGGACTTGTAATACTTCAACAAATCCTGGACTCGCGCGGTCAATTGCAATCGCGCGGAAACATCCGCTCGTTCCTGGCGATCCAATCTTTCCAGCAATGCCAGGAGATAAAGCAGCCAGGCTTCCGGCGGTTCCTTCAAAAAATTCAGATGGAACCAGGACAGAACACCCTGAACCTGATAGAGCAGATCCAGCAGAAAAGAATCCAACGCAATCGAAGGATGAATGAACTGCAATAACTTGTATTCTTGCAGCAGCCGGATTGCCGGAATGGGATGCTCTTCTTCCAGCAGATTTTTCAGTTCGGTCCACAGTCTTTTACCAGAAAGTTTTTCCAGCACCCTGCTTTCGACTGCGCTTCGGATCAAACGCTGCGTGTCTTTGCTGATGGTGAAATTGAAGCGCGTCGCAAACCGGATCGCGCGCAGCGCGCGGGTCGGATCATCAATGAAGCTCAGACTGTGAAGCACGCGGATGATTCCCTGATGTAAATCATCCCAGCCGCCGAAGTAATCGATCAATGCGCCAAAGCGGGCTGGAGAAAGTTCGATCGCCAGCGTATTGATTGTGAAATCGCGCCGGTAAAGGTCCTGACGCAGGATGCCGCCCAGCACCTGGGGCAAAGCGGCCGGCGCATGATAGGATTCCGTGCGCGCGGTCGCGACGTCCATTTTAATCTGGCCTTCGAGCATCAATCGCGCGGTTCCAAACTGCGTGTGCGTTGCGATTTGCGCGGAGTGAAGCCTTGCAAATCTATCAGCGAACTCAATGCCATCCCCTTCTACAACGAGATCCAGATCGATGTTTTCCCGGTGCAAAAGCAAATCGCGAACCATTCCACCAACAAGGTAAGTCTTAAATCCCATCTGCTCAGCAACGATACCGGAATCCTGAAGCAGCTGAATGATGGAATCCGGAAGCCTCTTCTTCAGCATCGCCTTCAGATTTTCCGATCGCTTGCTTTTGCGAAGCGCGAGCTTTGGAGAACTCAATTCGTATTGGAACCTCAAGAGATCCATACGAGTGATAATACCCTGCACTTTAGACGGTTCCTTCCCGACAAGCACGAAACGGGTCCGACCTGAAATCATTCTGTCCAGAATCTCTTGCGCCGGAGTATCGGGATCTATGAGTGGAAGCTCTGTCACCATATAATCCTGCACCGGCCGGTCGGCAAGACCATGATACACGCCTCCATCCACGATCTGCCTCGTGATGGTCCCAATCACTTTTTCCGCATCCGTCACAACAAGCGCGTTGATACGAAAGCGGTTCATCAACTCAGAGGCCTCCGCGAGATTCTTATCCGGCGCAATCTGGATTATGTTTCCCTTCATCAAATCCATTGCCGTCTCGCGTCTTTTCAAGTTTTGAATCAACAAACCTGTCAATTTTTCACGCGCTTCAATCAAAGTCACGCCTTTCAGCACAGCAGACGCAGCCATTTTGTGCCCACCGCCACCGAGTTGAATCATGATCTGACCGACATCCACA harbors:
- the metK gene encoding methionine adenosyltransferase, translating into MIMNGRCLFTSESVTEGHPDKIADQISDAILDSVLEQDPKGRVACETLVTTGCAVIAGEITTDCYVDFTKVVRDTIREVGYTRAKFGFDCDTCAVISTVQEQSPDIAMGVDTGGAGDQGMMFGFACRETAEFMPLPIMMAHKLVRKVSELRRSNVLEWARPDGKSQVTVEYENGKPIRIDTVVLSIQHSPSVDQVKIAADLKDHVIPHVIPAELLDSQTKYYVNPTGRFEIGGPHGDTGLTGRKIIVDSYGGMAPHGGGAFSGKDPTKVDRSATYMARYIAKNLVASGLCDRAQIQLAYAIGVAEPVSVLVDTFGTARVDDSKLPNLVREFFNLTPKGIIETLNLRRPIYKKTAAYGHFGRTEDSFTWEKTDKADDLAKALEHQAVAK
- a CDS encoding CBS domain-containing protein, producing the protein MKIISTHVNADFDGFAAMVGLLKLHPDAHLVFPGAKEPTLRHFFNENRSDFPELPLKEIREVSHLILVDVGREDRLGPLASVLQQPNRPFVEIYDHHPQEQISIAANQLHIHPYGSTTTIVVQELMKTRVPFTSFEASILLAGIYEDTANFLSTGCTPEDFQAALFLLDKGAEIALVNRLLTHRLQPDQAAFFNKMVSHSEQIQIEGSRIILSVFSWPEFVPEAAYLVHRFMDLEPIDLFFALILMDNRVHVIARSVSPDVDVGQIMIQLGGGGHKMAASAVLKGVTLIEAREKLTGLLIQNLKRRETAMDLMKGNIIQIAPDKNLAEASELMNRFRINALVVTDAEKVIGTITRQIVDGGVYHGLADRPVQDYMVTELPLIDPDTPAQEILDRMISGRTRFVLVGKEPSKVQGIITRMDLLRFQYELSSPKLALRKSKRSENLKAMLKKRLPDSIIQLLQDSGIVAEQMGFKTYLVGGMVRDLLLHRENIDLDLVVEGDGIEFADRFARLHSAQIATHTQFGTARLMLEGQIKMDVATARTESYHAPAALPQVLGGILRQDLYRRDFTINTLAIELSPARFGALIDYFGGWDDLHQGIIRVLHSLSFIDDPTRALRAIRFATRFNFTISKDTQRLIRSAVESRVLEKLSGKRLWTELKNLLEEEHPIPAIRLLQEYKLLQFIHPSIALDSFLLDLLYQVQGVLSWFHLNFLKEPPEAWLLYLLALLERLDRQERADVSARLQLTARVQDLLKYYKSNTKDIRARLLSKSNPKPGDTYFSLREFPQEVILYAMARSSEDLIRRQILSFLRDYRAVKLEITGDDVLQLGAPPSPEIKEILDHVLRARLDGEAPDRNQQLELAKQLIKTPHGS